The following coding sequences lie in one Mercenaria mercenaria strain notata chromosome 5, MADL_Memer_1, whole genome shotgun sequence genomic window:
- the LOC128557012 gene encoding uncharacterized protein LOC128557012, with the protein MDITDSHYLKCTDIADSHCLKCTDITDSHCLKCTDITDSHCLKCTDITDSHYLKCTDIADSHYLKCTDIADSHYLKCTDITDSHYLKCTDITDSHYLKCTDITDSHYLKCTDIADSHYLKCTDIADSHYLKCTDIADSHYLKCTDIADSHYLKCTDIADSHYLKCTDIADSHYLKCTDIADSHYLKCTDITDSHYLKCTDIADSHYLKCTDIADSHYLKCTDIADSHYLKCTDIADSHYLKCTDIADSHYLKCTDITDSHYLKCTDITDSHYLKCTDIADSHYLKCTDITDSHYLKCTDITDSHYLKCTDITDSHYLKCTDITDSHYLKCTDITDSHYLKCTDITDSHYLKCTDITDSHYLKCT; encoded by the coding sequence ATGGATATAACTGACAGCCACTACCTTAAATGCACGGATATAGCTGACAGCCACTGCCTTAAATGCACGGATATAACTGACAGCCACTGCCTTAAATGCACGGATATAACTGACAGCCACTGCCTTAAATGCACGGATATAACTGACAGCCACTACCTTAAATGCACGGATATAGCTGACAGCCACTACCTTAAATGCACGGATATAGCTGACAGCCACTACCTTAAATGCACGGATATAACTGACAGCCACTACCTTAAATGCACGGATATAACTGACAGCCACTACCTTAAATGCACGGATATAACTGACAGCCACTACCTTAAATGCACGGATATAGCTGACAGCCACTACCTTAAATGCACGGATATAGCTGACAGCCACTACCTTAAATGCACGGATATAGCTGACAGCCACTACCTTAAATGCACGGATATAGCTGACAGCCACTACCTTAAATGCACGGATATAGCTGACAGCCACTACCTTAAATGCACGGATATAGCTGACAGCCACTACCTTAAATGCACGGATATAGCTGACAGCCACTACCTTAAATGCACGGATATAACTGACAGCCACTACCTTAAATGCACGGATATAGCTGACAGCCACTACCTTAAATGCACGGATATAGCTGACAGCCACTACCTTAAATGCACGGATATAGCTGACAGCCACTACCTTAAATGCACGGATATAGCTGATAGCCACTACCTTAAATGCACGGATATAGCTGATAGCCACTACCTTAAATGCACGGATATAACTGATAGCCACTACCTTAAATGCACGGATATAACTGATAGCCACTACCTTAAATGCACGGATATAGCTGACAGCCATTACCTTAAATGCACGGATATAACTGACAGCCACTACCTTAAATGCACGGATATAACTGATAGCCACTACCTTAAATGCACGGATATAACTGACAGCCACTACCTTAAATGCACGGATATAACTGACAGCCACTACCTTAAATGCACGGATATAACTGACAGCCACTACCTTAAATGCACGGATATAACTGACAGCCACTACCTTAAATGCACGGATATAACTGATAGCCACTACCTTAAATGCACATGA